The following are encoded together in the Citrobacter arsenatis genome:
- a CDS encoding FecCD family ABC transporter permease — MQLSNRLLPQQPLLIATVLLLGVSSLCLGQYPLSLREVFYHLMHFSDAEGIAGQVIWTVRLPRILMALLAGGALGLCGATLQGVFHNPLVDPHIIGVTSGAAFGGTLAILLGLSPLLMMGSTFFFGLTALVLVYAIAALQGLENTLVLILSGIILSGFFAALVSLIQYQADTEETLPNIVFWLLGSFATANWHKVLLLAIPVSIAATVLYQLRWRINLLSLNDKDARALGVAVVPLRRSVLVCCAFLVAAQVAVSGSIAWVGLVIPHLARLLVGVDHRRLLPCAFWLGGGFMIVVDDIARTLMHAEIPLGIITALFGAPLFAYLLIRSSRREKL, encoded by the coding sequence ATGCAGCTAAGTAATCGCCTGTTGCCTCAGCAACCACTCTTGATTGCGACGGTTCTGTTGCTGGGCGTCAGTTCGCTGTGCCTCGGACAGTATCCGCTGTCGTTGCGTGAGGTGTTTTATCACCTGATGCACTTTAGCGATGCCGAAGGGATTGCCGGTCAGGTTATCTGGACGGTCAGGCTACCGCGTATTCTGATGGCGCTGCTGGCGGGTGGCGCGCTGGGTTTGTGCGGCGCGACGCTGCAAGGGGTATTTCATAATCCGCTGGTCGACCCACATATAATCGGCGTGACCTCCGGGGCCGCTTTTGGCGGCACGCTGGCTATTCTGCTCGGCCTGTCGCCCTTGTTGATGATGGGCTCAACGTTTTTCTTCGGTCTGACGGCGTTGGTCCTGGTGTATGCCATTGCTGCGCTACAGGGGCTGGAAAATACGCTGGTGCTGATCCTGTCGGGTATCATTTTGAGCGGTTTTTTTGCCGCGCTGGTGAGCCTGATTCAGTATCAGGCTGATACTGAAGAGACGTTGCCCAATATCGTGTTCTGGCTGCTGGGCAGCTTTGCGACGGCCAACTGGCATAAAGTTCTGTTGTTGGCGATCCCGGTTAGTATCGCCGCGACGGTTTTGTACCAGCTACGTTGGCGGATAAACCTGTTATCGCTCAATGACAAAGATGCCAGAGCGCTGGGCGTCGCGGTAGTTCCTCTGCGACGCAGCGTTTTGGTGTGCTGCGCATTTTTAGTCGCCGCTCAGGTGGCGGTTAGCGGCAGTATTGCCTGGGTTGGGTTGGTTATTCCGCATCTGGCGCGTTTGCTGGTGGGCGTTGATCATCGTCGTCTACTGCCGTGCGCTTTCTGGCTGGGGGGCGGTTTTATGATTGTGGTGGATGATATTGCGCGCACCCTGATGCACGCGGAGATACCTTTGGGGATCATCACCGCATTATTCGGCGCGCCGCTGTTTGCTTATCTACTCATCCGCTCCAGCCGCCGGGAGAAATTATGA
- a CDS encoding ABC transporter ATP-binding protein, whose translation MKSAALRVNQLTYGYRAPLFEPLTFCCQKGEIWAVLGRNGLGKSTLLDTLTGTLPALGGCVENAGGIGIVAQHCQLPFPYTVSDVVLMGRAQHVKLFAQPSLQDQQRATQALEQLNIAQLASRSFSSLSGGQQQLVMIARSLVTECQMLLLDEPCSALDLANQQVVLQLISDLAHQQGCSILFSTHDPLHALQIATHTLLLLPEGEWRAGPTNSIVTEENLFLAYGLPLRKLSVENHHTPFIAPLFSIRR comes from the coding sequence ATGAAATCAGCCGCACTGCGCGTAAATCAGCTTACTTATGGATATCGTGCGCCGTTATTTGAACCGCTTACGTTCTGCTGCCAGAAAGGTGAGATCTGGGCTGTACTGGGACGTAACGGTCTGGGTAAAAGTACGCTGCTCGATACGCTCACCGGCACGCTGCCTGCTTTAGGCGGCTGCGTTGAAAATGCGGGTGGGATAGGGATTGTGGCGCAACATTGTCAACTGCCATTTCCTTATACGGTGAGCGACGTGGTGTTGATGGGGCGAGCACAGCACGTGAAGCTTTTTGCGCAACCGAGCCTGCAGGACCAACAAAGAGCGACGCAGGCGCTGGAGCAGTTAAATATCGCACAGCTTGCTTCCCGCTCGTTTAGCTCACTTTCAGGTGGGCAACAACAGTTGGTAATGATAGCCCGGTCTCTGGTGACGGAGTGTCAGATGCTGTTGCTCGATGAACCCTGTTCCGCGCTGGATCTTGCCAATCAGCAGGTGGTGCTGCAGCTCATCAGCGATCTGGCCCATCAGCAGGGATGCAGCATTCTCTTTTCGACCCACGATCCGCTGCATGCGTTACAGATAGCCACTCATACGCTGCTGCTGCTTCCCGAAGGAGAATGGCGGGCAGGGCCAACGAATAGCATCGTGACGGAAGAGAATCTGTTCCTGGCCTATGGCTTACCGCTGCGAAAACTCAGCGTGGAGAACCACCACACGCCGTTTATCGCGCCGTTGTTTTCTATTCGTCGTTAA
- a CDS encoding substrate-binding domain-containing protein, with amino-acid sequence MPSSITLFAAGSLRLPFTTLLSQFTHQSGIDVKVEYGPAGLLRERIEAGEPCTLFASANREHPQRLLAQQKAAFTQTFSWNQLSLVSNRAGGWLDLLRDPTLRIATSTPGCDPSGDYTRAFFDNMDVLEPGLGQQLRARAIPLVGGRDTVRIPQGELASAWILRQGFADLFIGYAHYAHALRAQPDVHYVAIPDEHNIRCEYQLAVIDASQEVMALVEFILSRSGQAFLTAAGFLPLNDE; translated from the coding sequence ATGCCCTCTTCCATCACCCTGTTCGCCGCGGGCAGTTTACGTCTGCCATTTACCACATTGTTAAGCCAGTTCACGCACCAGAGCGGAATAGACGTTAAGGTGGAATATGGTCCGGCTGGTTTATTGCGCGAGCGGATTGAAGCAGGTGAACCCTGTACGCTCTTTGCCTCGGCCAATCGGGAGCATCCGCAACGCCTGCTGGCTCAGCAGAAAGCAGCCTTCACGCAGACCTTTAGCTGGAATCAACTGAGTCTGGTAAGCAACCGAGCCGGTGGTTGGCTGGATTTGCTGCGCGATCCAACGCTGCGAATAGCTACATCAACGCCCGGCTGCGATCCTTCCGGAGACTATACCAGGGCATTTTTCGACAACATGGATGTACTGGAACCGGGACTCGGGCAACAGCTTCGGGCGCGCGCCATCCCGCTGGTTGGTGGTCGTGATACGGTAAGAATCCCACAAGGAGAACTGGCGAGCGCCTGGATTCTGCGCCAGGGGTTCGCCGATCTGTTTATCGGTTACGCGCATTACGCACACGCGCTGCGCGCCCAGCCCGACGTACATTACGTGGCTATCCCTGATGAGCACAATATTCGCTGCGAATACCAACTGGCGGTGATTGACGCCTCGCAAGAAGTGATGGCGCTGGTTGAATTCATACTTTCCCGCAGTGGGCAGGCGTTCCTTACCGCCGCAGGATTCTTACCGCTTAACGACGAATAG
- a CDS encoding glutathione peroxidase, with protein sequence MATFYQLSATSLHGQPISMVDYAGKLVLVVNTASHCGFTPQYAGLEALYKKYAAQGLMVLGFPCNQFGNQEPGGADEIAQTCHINYGVSFPMFEKVEVNGAATHPVFRYLKAELPGMLGGRIKWNFTKFLIGRDGKPLKRFAPFTTPEKIETAILAALKV encoded by the coding sequence ATGGCCACCTTTTATCAACTTTCTGCCACCAGTCTGCACGGCCAGCCCATTTCTATGGTCGACTATGCTGGCAAACTGGTTCTGGTGGTTAATACCGCCAGCCATTGTGGTTTCACGCCACAATATGCAGGCCTTGAAGCGCTCTACAAGAAATACGCCGCACAGGGTCTGATGGTGCTTGGTTTCCCCTGCAACCAGTTTGGAAATCAGGAACCCGGCGGGGCCGACGAAATCGCGCAAACCTGCCATATCAACTATGGTGTGAGCTTCCCGATGTTTGAGAAAGTGGAAGTCAACGGTGCCGCTACACATCCGGTGTTTCGTTACCTGAAAGCCGAATTACCCGGCATGTTGGGTGGGCGGATCAAATGGAACTTCACTAAGTTTCTGATCGGGCGTGACGGCAAACCACTCAAGCGTTTTGCCCCCTTCACTACCCCGGAGAAAATAGAAACCGCGATCCTTGCCGCACTTAAAGTCTAA
- the gap gene encoding type I glyceraldehyde-3-phosphate dehydrogenase, with protein MVKVGINGFGRIGRNVLRAALGNPDIQIVAINDLTDSKTLAHLLKYDSLLGTLDANVTAGEGQLVVDGNSITVFSERDPANIPWRQRDVDIVIEATGFFTDRDKAAVHIHSGGAKRVIISAPGKNDDLTIVMGVNDGLYSPDKHFVVSNGSCTTNGLAPAAQVLHQHFGIKHGLMNTTHAYTNSQALHDQPEKDLRGARAAALSIVPYSSGAAKALGKVIPELDGRLTGYSLRVPVPVVSIVDLTVTLERDVTAEEVNNAFRDAAATGPLKGILGYSDEPLVSSDYQGDPRSSIIDGLSTLVIGGNMVKILAWYDNEWGFSNRLVDLALLMATRER; from the coding sequence ATGGTAAAGGTCGGTATTAACGGTTTTGGCCGTATCGGACGTAACGTTTTGCGAGCAGCACTGGGTAACCCGGATATTCAGATTGTGGCAATCAACGATCTGACAGACAGTAAAACGCTGGCGCATCTGCTTAAATACGACTCGCTGCTCGGTACACTCGACGCCAACGTCACCGCTGGTGAGGGGCAACTGGTGGTTGACGGTAACTCCATTACCGTGTTCAGCGAACGCGACCCCGCCAATATCCCGTGGCGTCAGCGTGACGTTGATATCGTCATTGAAGCCACCGGCTTCTTCACTGACCGTGACAAGGCGGCGGTACATATCCACAGCGGCGGCGCAAAGCGTGTGATTATCTCCGCTCCCGGTAAAAACGACGATTTAACCATCGTGATGGGCGTGAACGATGGGCTCTACTCCCCGGATAAACACTTTGTCGTCAGCAATGGTAGCTGCACCACCAACGGTCTGGCGCCTGCCGCGCAGGTTCTGCACCAGCACTTTGGTATTAAGCATGGTTTGATGAACACCACCCACGCCTACACCAACAGCCAGGCGCTGCACGATCAGCCGGAAAAAGACCTGCGTGGTGCCCGCGCCGCTGCGCTATCGATTGTGCCTTACTCCAGCGGGGCCGCGAAGGCGCTTGGCAAAGTCATCCCTGAGTTGGATGGACGCTTAACCGGGTACTCGCTGCGCGTACCGGTTCCGGTGGTGTCCATTGTCGACCTGACCGTCACGCTTGAGCGGGATGTAACGGCAGAAGAGGTTAATAACGCATTTCGCGATGCAGCCGCAACGGGGCCACTGAAAGGGATCCTCGGCTATAGCGATGAACCGCTCGTCTCAAGCGACTATCAGGGTGACCCGCGTTCGTCCATTATCGACGGCCTGTCAACGCTGGTAATTGGCGGGAATATGGTCAAAATTTTGGCGTGGTACGACAACGAATGGGGATTCTCCAATCGCCTTGTCGACCTGGCGCTGTTAATGGCAACGCGCGAACGCTAA
- a CDS encoding GlxA family transcriptional regulator: protein MKKILIIVPDGGMLFESAGIADILMQANRLHPQGATDLCYQVQLATTQPHQVIHGQSGLNLLADHRLHEIDPREPLDTIIITGRGQNPQEGIAVADWLRLAAPHARRIASICGGAMLLAQTGLLDGRRATTHWKLLEAMQAEFPNVHVEGGPLYIQDEHIWTSGGVSSGFDLTLALVEEDYGFSLARDVAQDFVMYLRRPGGQLQFSRYNLQQTSTLGPINDLLAWLLVNLTADLSVDKLAEKVAMSPRNFTRVFTRETGASPARYVAEARLAAARQRLEQTNETLERIAEQTGFGSSINLRRLFEKQLHLTPGEYRQRFHCRKMA, encoded by the coding sequence ATGAAAAAAATACTCATTATTGTACCGGATGGCGGCATGTTGTTCGAATCCGCTGGTATTGCCGACATTCTGATGCAGGCCAACCGTCTGCATCCACAAGGCGCTACAGACCTCTGTTATCAGGTCCAGCTAGCAACAACCCAGCCGCATCAGGTCATTCATGGTCAGTCCGGTTTAAATCTGCTGGCCGATCATCGCCTGCATGAAATAGATCCTCGTGAGCCTCTCGATACCATTATTATCACTGGCAGAGGTCAAAACCCGCAGGAAGGTATTGCGGTAGCTGACTGGCTGCGCCTTGCCGCTCCCCATGCCCGCCGCATTGCTTCCATTTGCGGCGGCGCGATGCTGCTGGCACAAACCGGACTGCTGGACGGCAGACGCGCCACCACCCACTGGAAACTGCTGGAAGCCATGCAGGCAGAATTCCCTAATGTGCACGTCGAAGGCGGTCCGCTCTATATTCAGGATGAACACATCTGGACCTCAGGCGGCGTCAGCTCCGGCTTCGACCTGACGCTAGCGCTGGTTGAAGAGGACTACGGCTTTAGCCTTGCGCGCGACGTCGCCCAGGACTTCGTCATGTACCTGCGCCGCCCCGGGGGCCAACTGCAGTTTAGCCGCTACAATCTTCAACAGACCAGCACTCTGGGCCCGATTAACGATCTGCTAGCCTGGCTGCTCGTGAACCTCACCGCCGACCTCAGCGTAGATAAACTGGCGGAAAAAGTCGCCATGAGCCCGCGTAATTTCACCCGCGTGTTTACCCGGGAAACCGGCGCGTCTCCGGCGCGCTACGTCGCAGAAGCCCGCCTCGCCGCTGCCCGGCAGCGTCTGGAGCAGACCAACGAGACGCTGGAGCGTATCGCCGAACAGACAGGATTTGGCAGCAGTATTAACCTGCGACGACTGTTTGAAAAACAACTTCACCTGACACCCGGTGAATATCGCCAACGTTTTCACTGTCGCAAAATGGCGTAA
- a CDS encoding YebC/PmpR family DNA-binding transcriptional regulator yields the protein MGRKWANIVAKKTAKDGATSNIYAKFGVEIYAAAKQGEPDPELNTSLKFVIERAKQAQVPKHVIDKAIDKAKGGSDETFVQGRYEGFGPSGSMVIAETLTSNVNRTIANVRNIFNKKGGNIGAAGAVSYMFDNTGVIVFKGTDPDHIFEILLDAEVDVRDVTEEEGNIVIYTESTDLHKGIAALKAAGITEFTTTELEMIAQSEIELSPEDLEIFEGLVDALEDDDDVQKVYHNVANL from the coding sequence GTGGGACGTAAATGGGCAAACATTGTTGCTAAAAAAACGGCTAAAGACGGTGCAACATCTAATATATATGCAAAGTTTGGTGTGGAAATCTATGCTGCTGCTAAACAAGGCGAACCCGATCCAGAATTAAACACATCTTTGAAATTTGTTATTGAACGTGCGAAACAAGCGCAGGTTCCAAAGCACGTAATTGATAAAGCCATTGATAAAGCCAAAGGCGGCAGCGATGAAACGTTCGTACAAGGGCGTTATGAAGGTTTTGGACCAAGTGGTTCAATGGTTATCGCTGAAACGCTGACTTCAAATGTTAACCGTACGATTGCTAATGTCCGCAACATTTTCAATAAAAAAGGCGGGAATATTGGTGCGGCAGGTGCTGTCAGCTATATGTTTGACAATACTGGAGTCATTGTATTTAAAGGCACAGATCCAGACCATATTTTTGAAATTTTGCTTGATGCTGAAGTTGACGTTCGCGATGTAACCGAAGAAGAAGGCAACATCGTTATTTATACTGAATCTACAGACCTTCACAAAGGTATTGCAGCACTAAAAGCAGCTGGAATTACTGAATTCACAACAACAGAATTAGAAATGATTGCTCAGTCAGAAATTGAACTATCACCAGAAGATTTAGAAATCTTTGAAGGACTTGTCGATGCCCTTGAAGATGACGATGATGTTCAGAAAGTATATCACAACGTGGCAAATCTCTAA
- a CDS encoding ParB/Srx family N-terminal domain-containing protein yields the protein MTDYWWQDLVDRNNQWQGLELNLKDSQKNAPAMEMLSGHYGRMALQYCGETLFWASMLEDHSGVWLIFNADHPRSQGMLPPVTSEDIERIKAKGEHAWTGEWCRYFIRQLMNAPAPLLSQQRWLIRPMLPHQQSSRYSSPQPIPTENWRFASPESTENITCRWTLYGADISALTHPDLVRLVDWWWGGDLLLGRYAIQPNTGRLKWWRKKCREGTLPPILVWYIAGLGSYVILDGHYRLQAAIEEQIPPLFLVLSELNETEYPADVVHQARIVQSLEKQLANNPKYSINAANQTLINLYDRRYFYASTHSRAILGEGGQWAIDVEEYLQKHHLQTYRERIFRRVKED from the coding sequence ATGACAGATTATTGGTGGCAGGACCTGGTCGATCGTAACAACCAGTGGCAAGGACTGGAGCTGAATCTCAAAGACAGTCAGAAAAATGCACCCGCAATGGAAATGCTCAGCGGTCATTATGGTCGTATGGCGTTGCAGTACTGCGGCGAAACGCTATTCTGGGCTTCAATGCTTGAGGACCATTCTGGCGTCTGGCTGATTTTTAATGCGGATCATCCGCGGAGTCAGGGGATGTTACCCCCAGTGACATCTGAAGATATTGAACGGATAAAAGCTAAAGGCGAGCACGCATGGACAGGCGAATGGTGCCGGTATTTTATTCGTCAGCTAATGAACGCGCCAGCGCCGCTTCTCTCACAACAGCGTTGGTTGATAAGGCCGATGCTACCGCATCAGCAATCATCACGCTATTCCAGTCCCCAGCCCATTCCAACAGAAAACTGGCGGTTTGCCTCACCAGAAAGCACAGAAAATATAACCTGCCGGTGGACGCTGTATGGTGCAGATATTTCAGCGCTAACGCACCCGGATCTCGTCAGGCTGGTTGACTGGTGGTGGGGCGGTGATTTGCTACTGGGACGTTATGCCATTCAACCCAATACCGGGCGGTTAAAGTGGTGGCGTAAAAAGTGTCGTGAAGGGACGTTACCACCGATACTGGTCTGGTATATCGCCGGATTAGGGTCTTATGTGATCCTCGACGGGCATTACCGTTTACAGGCGGCGATCGAAGAACAGATCCCACCGTTATTTCTGGTGCTTAGCGAGCTGAATGAAACGGAATATCCTGCTGATGTCGTCCATCAGGCGCGTATAGTTCAGTCGCTGGAAAAGCAGCTGGCTAATAATCCCAAATACAGTATTAATGCGGCAAATCAGACGCTGATTAACCTTTATGACAGACGTTATTTTTACGCGTCAACGCACAGCCGCGCCATTCTTGGCGAAGGGGGACAGTGGGCTATTGATGTGGAGGAGTATTTGCAAAAACATCATCTCCAGACGTATCGGGAGCGGATATTTCGGCGGGTCAAAGAAGATTAA
- the trpS gene encoding tryptophan--tRNA ligase — translation MNNKTIILTGDRPTGPLHLGHYVGSLRQRAILQHDYQQFILVADLQGLTDNGSTPQKIRDNIPEVLADYLAAGIDPSLTTICLQSALPALAELTALYMNIVTVARVERNPTVKNEIAQKGFARSLPVGFLVYPISQAADITAFKAEVVPVGDDQLPMIEQTNEIVHKMNSLLPVPVLSHCKALLSETSRLPGIDGNAKMSKSLGNTLLLSASEKAIHHAVSAMYTDPNHLKVSDPGQIDGNMVFTYLDAFHPDKAKVAEMKAHYQRGGLGDRACKNELEMCLQELIAPMRERRATYIQDKGMLMAMLKTGSEQAHEVTQQTLREVKQGLGLPVF, via the coding sequence ATGAACAACAAAACCATCATCCTCACTGGCGATCGCCCCACTGGCCCGCTGCATCTCGGTCATTATGTTGGTTCTCTGCGCCAGCGTGCTATTCTGCAACATGATTATCAGCAGTTTATATTGGTTGCTGATCTGCAAGGGCTAACCGATAACGGCAGCACGCCGCAAAAGATCCGGGACAATATTCCCGAAGTTCTGGCCGATTACCTCGCCGCAGGCATAGACCCGTCACTCACCACCATTTGTTTGCAATCCGCCCTGCCCGCTCTCGCTGAGCTGACCGCGCTTTATATGAACATCGTCACCGTGGCTCGCGTGGAGCGTAATCCTACGGTCAAAAACGAAATTGCGCAGAAAGGGTTTGCCCGCTCGTTACCGGTTGGTTTTCTGGTTTATCCTATCAGTCAGGCGGCAGATATTACGGCCTTCAAAGCGGAAGTGGTTCCCGTTGGCGACGATCAGTTGCCAATGATTGAGCAGACCAATGAGATCGTACATAAGATGAATAGCCTGTTACCGGTCCCCGTCTTGTCGCATTGTAAAGCGCTGCTGAGTGAAACCAGCCGCCTACCGGGGATAGACGGTAATGCCAAAATGTCTAAATCGCTCGGTAACACATTACTCTTATCCGCCAGCGAAAAGGCTATTCATCATGCGGTCAGCGCAATGTACACCGACCCCAATCATCTAAAAGTCTCCGATCCAGGGCAGATTGACGGCAATATGGTATTCACTTATCTCGACGCTTTTCACCCGGATAAAGCGAAAGTAGCGGAGATGAAGGCGCATTATCAGCGCGGTGGTCTCGGTGATCGGGCCTGTAAAAACGAGCTGGAGATGTGTCTGCAAGAGCTCATCGCCCCGATGCGCGAGCGACGGGCAACTTACATTCAGGATAAAGGCATGCTGATGGCGATGCTCAAAACAGGCAGCGAACAGGCGCATGAAGTTACGCAGCAGACATTAAGAGAAGTGAAGCAAGGTCTGGGCTTACCGGTGTTCTGA